In the genome of Monodelphis domestica isolate mMonDom1 chromosome 2, mMonDom1.pri, whole genome shotgun sequence, one region contains:
- the GADD45A gene encoding growth arrest and DNA damage-inducible protein GADD45 alpha — MTLEEFAAGEQKPEGMDKVGDALEEVLSKALSQRSITVGVYEAAKLLNVDPDNVVLCLLAADEDDDRDVALQIHFTLIQAFCCENDINILRVSNPGRLAELLLLGTGGPASAAAAAAAAEQPPDLHCVLVTNPHSSQWKDPALSQLICFCRESRYMDQWVPVINLPER, encoded by the exons ATGACTTTGGAGGAATTCGCGGCCGGAGAACAGAAACCTGAAGG GATGGACAAGGTCGGGGATGCCCTCGAGGAAGTTCTCAGCAAAGCCCTGAGTCAGCGAAGTATCACTGTTGGGGTCTACGAGGCAGCCAAACTTCTCAACGT GGACCCCGACAACGTGGTGCTGTGCCTGCTGGCCGCGGATGAGGACGATGACCGAGACGTGGCCCTGCAGATCCACTTCACCCTCATCCAGGCCTTCTGCTGCGAGAATGACATCAACATTCTGCGGGTCAGCAACCCCGGGCGCCTGGCCGAGTTGCTGCTGCTGGGGACAGGTGGTCCTGCCAGCGCCGCCGCGGCAGCCGCCGCCGCCGAGCAGCCCCCGGACCTGCACTGCGTCTTGGTCACG AACCCGCACTCGTCTCAGTGGAAGGATCCAGCCTTGAGCCAGCTGATCTGCTTCTGCCGGGAGAGCCGCTACATGGACCAGTGGGTCCCGGTGATTAACCTCCCCGAGCGGTGA